The region AGAGCATGAAGAAGTCAATTTCAGATCCAGTAAGGATATGGTCAGAAATCTTGCGTACAATGATCTAAACTCCTCAACCCAGCGTCCGGCTGGCCCTCCACTACCGGGCGGCCCATGGTGTCAATGACGATTCAAGTCGATGTGTTGCGCAAAGAGGAGCTCCTCCCATCGATCTGCGGCATGCCCTTGCGACGGGGAATGGACGAAGCAAATAGGCGGGTGCTTCTCCAAGGACGGAAACCAAGCTTTCACGCGAAAAGGAGACGGGATCAGCAAGTAAGTGACCTGTCTCGCAAAGAGAGAAATCTAGAAATGAATCCCGCGGTGATGGACAGGCTGACTCTTGGCATTCATGTCGATGTCAAGCTGTGCGCTTACTCAGCCGCATTCGTGGTCTTTGCGCAGCGGCGGTTGAGCGGGAGGGAACCATGTTGGAGATCTATGATCGCAATTCCGGTTTCTTTTCGAGGTCATTGCTCAACTGCTAGCTCGCCCTCCCAGTGGTCGAAAGTATGGGGTAATATTAAGCTGGGTGGCTGTGCAAATGCCAAGTCTGCTCTTGTATATGCTTGCACTTAAACGTACAGCGAGTAGCATAATGTGGAATGGCCCATTGCCTGAGTATTGGGCTTCTGATGCTTGGGGGTTGAGATTTGAACTGCACTGCTTGTTGGGAAGATGATACAAGATGAAATTATATGTACTGACCCTCATGGTGACTGGGGAAACCACGCTTGGGATATATGGCAGTCCGTGCGGAGGCGAAGATATATTCCAACGTCAGGAACAGCACGTGGGGCAGGAACGTGCTGGTCGCCTTCATCTATAGTGTTACCATATATTGCGCTAGGCCATCAAAACCAATAGGCAACAGGCCGGTCCTTAAATTGATAGAGGGGGCATTGTAGCAGTACGGAGAACTCTGTACGGTAGTAAACAATCTAACAGATAAATGACTTGTAGCCAACAGAAAAACCTTGGATTCCGTCTAGATCTACTCCTGAAAGACTATAATGCCAGGGAGGAGACATCTCAGCAAGATCTCGTTCCCAAGTTCCAACTCTAACTTTACCTCTTTGCGGCAAAACAAGGAAAAAACGGCCCCTTGAGGTCCCTTGTTGAGGATTGCGTACTCAGTGAGGGTTCGCGGAAGGCTTAATCCCCAGATCGAACCGAGAATCGGAGCGAATTCAGGCACGGACGACCAAGATATGCCGCAATCAAGTGGGCGTGATGGGGTGGTGATGAGATCATGGCGGCTCGAGATGGGCGAGACCGAGGGCCAGGAATTCATACGCGTCTCACGAAACGACTCGACCAAGGGGCCTCAGCCAACCGGGGCGGCAAAGTATGATGAATCTGCTAAAAATAGTGAGCAGATCGAGGAACGCTTATTGCGATTGGACTAGACTGAGAGGCGTAACAGGCGGGAGCTGAGAATTGAGGTCATTGTCGCAAATGCGCCCATGTTTGGAGCCGCGGCGTTGAAGGTTGCCATGGCAGCCGTCCGCCTGTAAACAGCTATTGGGGGTTTCAGACCAgaccccagcccagcctcacTCCTCGTAAAGTCGCCATACCTTATTATTCAAGATAGCGAGCAGGCCAACCATCCCTTTGcttctttcttgtctttgtttTGAAGTCGCATTTGGATTTTTTCTATTCCTCAGGACGTCGGAacccttttcctccttctcgtcaaCACGCCGTATCGCATTCTCAATTATTGCAGCTTGAACGTGCTGGCTGTGGAGCCTCGGGCAATACTTCCCATCGTATTTTCGCCGATTATTTGACGAATCCGTTCGCCTGGGTGGCACATTCCAGAGAAATCTCCGTCCGCCATCATGTCTGGCTCAATGTACGATGACCAATATTATGCGACGTCGCGCCGCCATTCTCTCGTCACTCCTCCGCCGTCAGTGGCTCCGCGGCAGAACCGAATGCGCAGCCAGAGTGTTAGAGTGAGCAACGGCACAGTCAGTACAGATAACAGCATGTCCAGTGGGAGGGTATCGGAAGCGACAAATATCACCCAGCCGCCAGCCTATTCCAAGAAGTTCGTGGTGGTGGGAGACGGAGGTTGTGGGAAGACCTGTCTGTTGATTAGTTATTCGCAGGGTTACTTTCCAGAAGTACGTATCGTCCTTTGAGCTAATTATGGGATACTGACGGATGCAGAAATATGTCCCGACGGTATTTGAAAACTATATCACACAAACGCTTCATAGAAGGTCTGGGAAAACTGTGGAGTTGGCGCTCTGGGATACTGCTGGCCAGGAGGAATACGACCGATTGCGCCCTCTCTCATATCCCGAGACCGACCTTCTctttgtttgttttgctaTTGATTGTCCTGCATCTCTTGAGAACGTTATGGATAAGGTTAGACCCCCGACCTTCGCGCTAGGATTATCTAACGAGGACAGTGGTATCCCGAGGTGTTGCATTTCTGCCCTACGACCCCAATTATCCTCGTTGGGCTGAAATCAGACCTGCGCAACAAGCGAACGTGTATCGAGCTCCTAAAGACACAAGGCTTGACGCCCGTCACGCCGGAGCAAGGTCAGGCGGTGGCCGGCCGGATGAATGCATCGTATGTAGAGTGCAGCAGTAAGGAGATGCGAGGTGTCGACTCTGTTTTTCAACTGGCAGTGGACACTGTCGTGTCCCTCGAGGAGCAAAACTGGGACACTCGCCTACCGTCATCCTCCGGAAAACCTGGTGGCAAGCCCATCGGTGgtaagaagatcaagaagcgcAGCTGCAAGATTCTGTGAGCCTCCTGTCTTCAGATTCTCTCTCGCGGCGCAGCAAATTCAGCTTCGATTATGTTAAAACGAATACAAAGCCTGGTTGCTTTGACGTCTCACTTGAGCAAGCTCGCCTTGTTTTCTCGTTGTTTTCCCGTTGCTTTCTTCCTGTCCCTGAATTTGGATAAAAGTATCGGAGCGATGTCCGACCTGTTACTTTATCCGCGTTTGTTTGTCCCCAGCCTGGACACGCCAATATGGCTGTCGAGGTGTTGGTATTCTCACAccatttatttcttttcttcttctgttgcgAACCTTCAGAGTTTTTTATGTTTCCTCATGACCCAAACAATGTACCCCTCCCTTTCGCCCTCGACTGACTGTTACCCTTGGCGACGATTGATTTATGTGTTTATTAGTGATGTGGCCATGAACTCGACTCGGCTGAAGGCCGCACTTTAGCATGCATGGGATAGGTGTTTTGGCGCATGCGGCTGCCCATGTACTTAACACAAATGACGAAACTGTTCTGTTACCCACTGTTTCTAGAAATGGATATGAGGATAAAGTTAAACATCAACGTGAGGACTCAGCAATGTATAGAATTAGAATAGAAAAGTCATTATTCGTATCAATTCGGAATGTCGCCGTCATTACTGATGCAATTCGCTCTGACcctcatcctgctcttccttctgtCGAAGATTCCCTTCGACTTCCTCCTGTGATCGGCCCATGAAAGTCTCAAACTGTGACCAGAGCGCCTCGACAGACCCGAATTCGTTACCGACCTGGTTCATAATGAGCCCGCGCCTTGACTGATGGTTCCACGTATTGTTGCTCAAGTTTTATGTTGAATTGACGGGGTAACGTACCGCAATGACGCTGTCCAGGTTCCGACTCAGCCGGTTGATGTTTGCTAGGACTTCTTCCATGCCCTGGAGACATTTAGGTGCGATTAGCCGACTAGCCGTGGAGAGAGCATCCGATGTTCGTGCCACTCACATTCGCAATCTCCCTGACCAGCTCCTCGCGCTGCTCTTCGAAGACAGTGCGCGGGGCTCTCGTTTTGCTACTTGGCGTTGACATTTTGTGTCTGCTACGCAGTGGTGAGTGAGACAACAAATCTGGATCCGACGTAGAGACTGACTGATCTAGTCTAGTGTTGATGCTCTCAGGGCTGAGTAGATCGTTGCTCTGGACGCGATTCTCATGTTTTGTGGCTGATGCGGGGCTGGTGATTCGCCAAAAGGGTTTAGCTTCCGATGGTTGAGACTCGCTCTTCACCGCCTAAACTGTTTCGTGCTGAAGCAAACTCGAAACAATTGACTAAATCACAGCTATCCCTGTTCTACAACGGTGGCCCAACGAAACCAAACGCGGCAGGGTGCGCTTATGTGTCAGCTAAGTGCCACCAACCGACCGATATGCCTACAGTTGAGAGGCCCGAGACCGTCCACACGACACGAATATCTTGCGTTCAGTCCGGCGACTCCAGCTGTTAGATCTCATTTGGCTGCGGGGTAAATCTCCATTGTTAACTTTAGTAACTCGAAGTGCATTAaccttcaagctcctttTCGTGCGCgtctttcttcagctgcaaGCCCCAATGCTCCCGTGCATGTGATGGCAGATCTCATGCCGAAGCGTCGGCTTAACTATTTTCCAGGATGAAACTCTGAAGTCTTGACACTGCACTCTGCGTACAATGTCCCAAATTTTCCAAGATCTCCATACGCTATGCTTTGCTGGACGGCCTCAGTGCTCACCGCCTATGCGTTATCTGCGCGTGTTTAGGCATGATCTACAAACACTATACGCGACATTTGCTCCAGGCCCCGTTGCTGGTATCTCACTGGTGACAGTTAAGGAAGTTCGAGAAAATGCCGAGAATCATTGGGTGTGGAGGAAACTGCGGGTCTTGCCGATCGCCGAATCTCCATTGCCCATGCTCCATTATCGCCGTGCGCAGGGCCTTACGAGTTAGGCTGGGGTTCCATCTAAGTGGGTTTCTTCCGACGAGGTTTCAGTTTCCAAGTTTTGGCAACCGTTTCCAAGTTGTGATTCCCCGACGGTAAACCCCGACTGTTCGGTAATAATTCTCCAGCCCATCTCGCAGTCCTGGTTACGATGTTGTTCATGGCAGCTCCCCTGGCCGTGAGCTCAGCTCGTGCGTTATCCGCGGAAGTAGGATGATCTGGATCATTGCGCCGGTACTGTACGACCTCGACAAAGACCCCATTGCATTATGCCAGGAGGGTGACACCGAACTTTTAAAAGGTAGTACAGACAGGCATCACTGCATATTCTACGCTGGAATGTTTGATATAGGACGTGTCTTCAGACAAGCGAGTCAGCGAGCCTCGTCGCCAGCGAATGCGGTGTGGGTGATCCCACGGGATTGTAAATTGGACTATCCGCGCAGCGCATCCCTACACTTTTTATAAGGTACAAGCAAAGGAGAGCGACACACAATCTATGCAATACAACATGGACGGGGTATCAAGGGCCAAAGGGTCGGTAAGCGAAGCAGAGTCATCTGGTAGGGATTTGCAAGCCTCCTAGCTATCTTCATAATCGTTATCGTGATTCGTGGAGTCGCGGTCGTAAAGAAGGACGATTGTTGTCGTTCTATCCGGGGGCCAGGAGGCCCGAGGGGGACCTCTGAGAACGATGTCTATTGTGGTCCGTGGTTGAATGATTCGATCCGATCAGACCTGGTCTCAGTCTGGCCGCCGCGCGACGGCGAGGATCTGGCTCAGCCGCTTCCAGCGCTGCGACGGCGATGTAGGCGAGGTGGGAGAACTTGGGCATGCACGGTCCACCCGTTCGCGGTCGAGGCTGACCTTGGAGGTATGTGTTGAGGAGACCGGTCGGCTGACGATGGCCTCGTGGTCGGCCAAGACATCTTCGAGGCGCACGTCTGAGTCGGAGATGCGAGGGTACGCATctttgaagtcgaggatTTCGACGAATTTTGAGGGCATGTCGCGCATTGTAGACGGTGTTGGTGGGGAATCGTGATTATGAGTGAGACATCAACGTTCACCGTTGGCAAGAAGGCATAGGCCGGAGGGAGAGTCTTGGAGATttggaaggagagaaaagagagagtgTGTAAATCCAACCGGACCCGAGTaattgcggaggagatggataTATGTATGTTTGCAGACAAGCAAACAGACCGACGAGACAAGCGCCAGATAATAAGGGACGGAGGACGGACGATCCCGAGTCGAATAAGGGACCTCCTTTTAGCAGACtgtggagatggagcaggcGCGAACAGCGGCGGCCGTAGATTGGTTGAGGAAGGACTGGACTGCAGTAGTGCCAGTGGACTGCTAGTGGACTGTTGGGCTTGTCAGCGTCCGTCTCTCTGCCTGTGATGTCTGTGGCGCATGAAAGGACTCGTCTTATCTACCATCTCCAGAGCTCCAGAGTCCCAGAGTCCCAGAGTCCCAGAGAGTCTCCAGCACCCTACTCCATATAGTTGCCCGTAcagtcgtcatcatcagctcGTCACAGGtacagccacagccaccTCAGCCTGGATATGTTGCCTGGTGATTGCGCGGGCTCACAAGACAGGACTGATCCTGAATCTGATCAGGTGTGCA is a window of Aspergillus nidulans FGSC A4 chromosome VI DNA encoding:
- a CDS encoding DASH complex subunit DAD1 (transcript_id=CADANIAT00010430) — protein: MSTPSSKTRAPRTVFEEQREELVREIANGMEEVLANINRLSRNLDSVIAVGNEFGSVEALWSQFETFMGRSQEEVEGNLRQKEEQDEGQSELHQ
- a CDS encoding Rho family GTPase rho4 (transcript_id=CADANIAT00010429); translation: MSGSMYDDQYYATSRRHSLVTPPPSVAPRQNRMRSQSVRVSNGTVSTDNSMSSGRVSEATNITQPPAYSKKFVVVGDGGCGKTCLLISYSQGYFPEKYVPTVFENYITQTLHRRSGKTVELALWDTAGQEEYDRLRPLSYPETDLLFVCFAIDCPASLENVMDKWYPEVLHFCPTTPIILVGLKSDLRNKRTCIELLKTQGLTPVTPEQGQAVAGRMNASYVECSSKEMRGVDSVFQLAVDTVVSLEEQNWDTRLPSSSGKPGGKPIGGKKIKKRSCKIL
- a CDS encoding uncharacterized protein (transcript_id=CADANIAT00010431): MRDMPSKFVEILDFKDAYPRISDSDVRLEDVLADHEAIVSRPVSSTHTSKVSLDRERVDRACPSSPTSPTSPSQRWKRLSQILAVARRPD